In a single window of the Acyrthosiphon pisum isolate AL4f chromosome X, pea_aphid_22Mar2018_4r6ur, whole genome shotgun sequence genome:
- the LOC100162424 gene encoding UBX domain-containing protein 1-like has translation MKYKETVQCFIDMGFEKAEVEKCISMSRIQGVEPAAESLLANNDDEMGPSTSQGGSTSNTNSETNTSYATVAKSYGCEECDKLFTDTTALEYHAIKSGHSCNFAGSTEEMKPLTDDDKIEQLKKLEERLKKNREECKAKEKEEELERKKIRIYSVKDKAATKKKLEDEDIKTMMDDIKRVKQEDKVTRDRVKAEIEADKLHVELLYLASEIGPLNCELPEDLKLAYHKQIKDYSKTKLKIRLTNGQIIVETFNVKEIMAGVRVYIELHRSDGDAPFGLMRRFPRKVFTCGDDEKSLEQLGLVPRADLILY, from the exons ATGAAGTACAAGGAAACCGTTCAGTGTTTCATTGACATGGGTTTTGAGAAAGCAGAAGT cgAAAAGTGTATTTCAATGTCAAGAATTCAAGGTGTCGAACCTGCAGCAGAGTC gTTATTGGCAAACAATGATGATGAAATGGGACCATCAACTTCTCAAGGCGGTTCTACTTCAAACACTAATTCAGAAACTAATACCTCATATGCAACAGTAGCTAAATCATACGGATGTGAAGA GTGTGACAAATTATTTACTGATACTACTGCACTAGAATATCATGCCATAAAATCAGGTCATAGCTGTAATTTCGCAGGATCAACAGAAGAAATGAAACCGTTAACTGACGATGATAAAATAgaacaattgaaaaaattggaaGAACGTTTAAAGAAAAATCGTGAGGAATGCAAAGCTaaagaaaaagaagaagaactagaaagaaaaaaaattagaatttactCTGTAAAAGATAAGGCTgctactaaaaaaaa gcTTGAAGATGAAGATATAAAAACAATGATGGATGATATAAAACGTGTAAAACAAGAAGATAAAGTTACTCGTGATCGAGTAAAAGCTGAAATAGAAGCAGATAAATTACATGTGGAGTTACTATATTTAGCTTCAGAAATTGGACCACTGAACTGCGAATTACCAGAAGATCTAAAACTAGCTTATCATAAACAAATAAAggattattcaaaaacaaaattaaag atTCGTCTTACAAATGgtcaaataattgttgaaacaTTTAATGTTAAGGAAATTATGGCTGGTGTAAGAGTTTATATTGAACTACACCGTTCTGATGGTGATGCTCCCTTCGGTCTCATGAGAAGATTTCCAAGAAAAGTTTTTACTTGTGGTGATGATGAAAAATCACTTGAGcaattag GTTTGGTACCAAGAGCTGATTTAATATTGTACTAA
- the LOC100570343 gene encoding AT-rich interactive domain-containing protein 4B-like isoform X1 produces MHILLNILRSYFFCFFIAEHMDIFTRRSLRHIRATYSKAAPQMVNMDEPPFLSVGTEVSAKFKGAFCEAKIRKISKSVKCKVQYSNGISTFITDDAVKGQLKVGATVNIKCSDKKELVPATIQKIQDFSEYTVVFNDGDIKCLKRTAICLKSGKYFSNSATPLRTTIIESCRVQTHKKSIGESGEEEALAMEKKDELPPHWDKDSLFDAHKMCISTDCEPIDSDNSDKESIEQKDHLVALLFKFMDDRGTPINQAPVINEKDVDLYKLFKVVNNCGGYNKVNKHKLWEFIAYKAGHEKESYISVKRCYEQYLHNFEDFYRKLGCTMMSHPIGERSRSRFSRSIIRNVYKALPSTSCATDKIKCAKNELNDKKNYNSDVIKKTAKAIKAEEKRVKNNEETSKKGDKKKEDIANSISRNRPSVKRNPEITETKDPVRNSKTKKELEEILKKEIKKEIDSEAVDDQIIEDKKLEKNIYMRNLFGKSMQKIIKKEKVVKEKSANTGLPGMRKLRGIKEQIKTVVKEIITPFKKSNRRVSHTQQDASNNENLDGEILKFTQSKTKEELPTKSRRVSVLSNLGDSVSVVQLTQPGLLVENLIKIKKEDGSEKKKTGRKKKDDKEEKVISNDIILTPVNIENVPFDKDTPVVVGDNLVVYYGNKEALTYEAKVISVCDIEGVKKYYVHYKGWNSRYDEWIDVMRIAYKTKDPEPGLEVDIADSSKSSPPEQKNVDLKKVPPTSSRTSSSVTPLRPNSNVKKSPFSSARPTRACTLTDRPLYNIDNSDLEGEFIVSEGSSKQYSRKKVIKLEPGVIIKTEPLDTDDQKKTQYPRIYPSKKVLMQRSAHLKPKSSVFKVQSNKFKEVDICKQALKQPFQPPSYSIKPNADNENVEAQNENKIDGIQIELKIAPNHCLSPKVKSRKK; encoded by the exons ATGCATATACTTCTTAACATATTACgctcttattttttttgtttttttattgctgAGCATATGGATATATTCACAAGGCGCTCCCTGAGGCACATTCGAGCCACGTATTCCAAGGCTGCTCCTCAAATG gtaaatatggATGAACCTCCATTTCTTTCTGTTGGAACAGAAGTCAGTGCCAAATTTAAAGGAGCCTTTTGTGAAgcgaaaataagaaaaatatcaaaatctgTAAAATGCAAA GTTCAATATTCTAATGGGATATCAACATTTATCACAGATGATGCAGTGAAAGGACAATTAAAG GTGGGAGCTACTGTTAATATCAAATGTAGTGataaaaaagaactagttccagcaacaattcaaaaaattcaaGATTTTAGTGAATACACTGTTG TTTTTAATGATGGCGatattaaatgcttaaaaagaACAGCTATTTGCTTGAAAAGTGGAAAATACTTTTCTAATAGTGCTACTCCTCTAAGAACCACTATAATTGAAAGTTGTAGAGTTCAAACACATAAAAAGAGTATCGG GGAAAGTGGTGAAGAAGAAGCTTTAGCAATGGAGAAAAAAGATGAACTCCCACCACACTGGGATAAAGATTCATTATTTGATGctcataaaatgtgtatttctACAGATTGTGAACCAATTGATAGCGAT aattctGATAAAGAATCAATTGAACAAAAAGATCATTTGGTCGCACTGCTGTTCAAATTTATGGATGACCGAGGTACTCCTATTAATCAAGCTCCAGTGATTAATGAGAAAGATGTTGatctatataaactatttaag gttgTCAATAATTGTGGTGGGTATAACAAggtaaataaacataaactatGGGAGTTTATTGCTTATAAAGCTGGACATGAAAAAGAGTCATATATTTCTGTTAAACGTTGTTATGAAca atatttacataattttgagGATTTTTATCGAAAACTTGGATGTACCATGATGAGTCATCCAATAGGAGAAAGATCGCGCAGCAGATTTAGTCGCAGCATTATTAGGAACGTTTATAAGGCGTTGCCTAGCACCTCATGTGCAactgataaaattaaatgtgcaaaaaatgaattgaacgataaaaaaaactataattctgatgtaattaaaaaaacagcCAAAGCTATTAAAGCTGAAGAAAAACGTGTGAAGAATAATGAAGAAACTTCAAAGAaaggtgataaaaaaaaagaagatattgCTAATAGTATATCACGTAATAGACCATCAGTGAAAAGGAATCCCGAAATAACAGAAACAAAAGATCCAGTTAgaaattctaaaacaaaaaaagaattggAAGAAATCCTAAAAAAGGAGATAAAAAAAGAGATAGATTCTGAAGCAGTAGATGATCAAATCATTGaagataaaaaattagaaaaaaatatatatatgagaaatttatttggaaaatcaatgcaaaaaattattaaaaaagaaaaagttgtAAAAGAAAAATCTGCAAATACTGGGTTACCAGGTATGAGAAAATTGAGAGGTATCAAAGAACAAATTAAAACCGttgttaaagaaattattactCCATTCAAAAAATCTAATAGAAGAGTTTCTCATACCCAGCAAGATGcttcaaataatgaaaatctTGATGgagaaatattaaaa tttacacAATCAAAAACTAAAGAAGAATTACCTACTAAATCAAGAAGAGTGTCAGTATTAAGTAATCTCGGTGACAGTGTTTCTGTTGTACAACTTACACAGCCTGGGCTTCTTGTtgaaaatctaattaaaattaaaaaagaggaTGGATCTGAAAAGAAGAAAACTGGAAGAAAGAAAAAGGATGATAAAGAGGAGAAAGTTATTTCAAACGATATAATTCTTACACCCGT taatattgaGAATGTACCATTTGATAAAGACACACCAGTGGTCGTTGGAGATAATTTAGTAGTATACTATGGAAATAAAGAAGCATTAACTTATGAAGCAAaa GTTATTAGTGTGTGTGATATTGAAGGTGTAAAGAAATATTACGTACATTATAAAGGATGGAATTCACGTTATGATGAATGGATAGATGTAATGCGTATTGCTTATAAAACTAAGGACCCGGAACCAGGACTTGAAGTAGATATTGCGGATTCTTCAAAAAGTAGTCCTCCAGAA caaaaaaatGTGGATCTAAAAAAAGTACCGCCAACAAGTAGTAGAACCAGCAGTTCAGTTACTCCACTTAGACCAAATTCAAATGTGAAGAAATCACCTTTTAGCAGTGCTCGACCTACTAGAGCATGTACTTTGACCGATCgtccattatataatattg ATAATTCCGATTTGGAAGGAGAATTCATAGTAAGTGAAGGATCATCCAAACAGTACAGTAGGAAAAAAGTCATAAAATTAGAACCAggtgttattataaaaactgagCCATTAGATACTGATGACCAGAAAAAGACTCAATATCCAAGGATATATCCTAGTAAAAAAGTACTTATGCAGCGAAGTGCACATTTAAAACCAAAGTCAAGTGTGTTTAAAGTTCAAAGCAATAAATTTAAAGAAGTTGATATATGTAAGCAAGCACTTAAACAGCCATTTCAACCACCAAGTTATAGTATAAAGCCAAATGCAGATAATGAAAATGTAGAAGCacagaatgaaaataaaatagatggTATACAAATTGAACTAAAAATTGCTCCAAACCATTGTTTG
- the LOC100570343 gene encoding AT-rich interactive domain-containing protein 4B-like isoform X2: MVNMDEPPFLSVGTEVSAKFKGAFCEAKIRKISKSVKCKVQYSNGISTFITDDAVKGQLKVGATVNIKCSDKKELVPATIQKIQDFSEYTVVFNDGDIKCLKRTAICLKSGKYFSNSATPLRTTIIESCRVQTHKKSIGESGEEEALAMEKKDELPPHWDKDSLFDAHKMCISTDCEPIDSDNSDKESIEQKDHLVALLFKFMDDRGTPINQAPVINEKDVDLYKLFKVVNNCGGYNKVNKHKLWEFIAYKAGHEKESYISVKRCYEQYLHNFEDFYRKLGCTMMSHPIGERSRSRFSRSIIRNVYKALPSTSCATDKIKCAKNELNDKKNYNSDVIKKTAKAIKAEEKRVKNNEETSKKGDKKKEDIANSISRNRPSVKRNPEITETKDPVRNSKTKKELEEILKKEIKKEIDSEAVDDQIIEDKKLEKNIYMRNLFGKSMQKIIKKEKVVKEKSANTGLPGMRKLRGIKEQIKTVVKEIITPFKKSNRRVSHTQQDASNNENLDGEILKFTQSKTKEELPTKSRRVSVLSNLGDSVSVVQLTQPGLLVENLIKIKKEDGSEKKKTGRKKKDDKEEKVISNDIILTPVNIENVPFDKDTPVVVGDNLVVYYGNKEALTYEAKVISVCDIEGVKKYYVHYKGWNSRYDEWIDVMRIAYKTKDPEPGLEVDIADSSKSSPPEQKNVDLKKVPPTSSRTSSSVTPLRPNSNVKKSPFSSARPTRACTLTDRPLYNIDNSDLEGEFIVSEGSSKQYSRKKVIKLEPGVIIKTEPLDTDDQKKTQYPRIYPSKKVLMQRSAHLKPKSSVFKVQSNKFKEVDICKQALKQPFQPPSYSIKPNADNENVEAQNENKIDGIQIELKIAPNHCLSPKVKSRKK, translated from the exons ATG gtaaatatggATGAACCTCCATTTCTTTCTGTTGGAACAGAAGTCAGTGCCAAATTTAAAGGAGCCTTTTGTGAAgcgaaaataagaaaaatatcaaaatctgTAAAATGCAAA GTTCAATATTCTAATGGGATATCAACATTTATCACAGATGATGCAGTGAAAGGACAATTAAAG GTGGGAGCTACTGTTAATATCAAATGTAGTGataaaaaagaactagttccagcaacaattcaaaaaattcaaGATTTTAGTGAATACACTGTTG TTTTTAATGATGGCGatattaaatgcttaaaaagaACAGCTATTTGCTTGAAAAGTGGAAAATACTTTTCTAATAGTGCTACTCCTCTAAGAACCACTATAATTGAAAGTTGTAGAGTTCAAACACATAAAAAGAGTATCGG GGAAAGTGGTGAAGAAGAAGCTTTAGCAATGGAGAAAAAAGATGAACTCCCACCACACTGGGATAAAGATTCATTATTTGATGctcataaaatgtgtatttctACAGATTGTGAACCAATTGATAGCGAT aattctGATAAAGAATCAATTGAACAAAAAGATCATTTGGTCGCACTGCTGTTCAAATTTATGGATGACCGAGGTACTCCTATTAATCAAGCTCCAGTGATTAATGAGAAAGATGTTGatctatataaactatttaag gttgTCAATAATTGTGGTGGGTATAACAAggtaaataaacataaactatGGGAGTTTATTGCTTATAAAGCTGGACATGAAAAAGAGTCATATATTTCTGTTAAACGTTGTTATGAAca atatttacataattttgagGATTTTTATCGAAAACTTGGATGTACCATGATGAGTCATCCAATAGGAGAAAGATCGCGCAGCAGATTTAGTCGCAGCATTATTAGGAACGTTTATAAGGCGTTGCCTAGCACCTCATGTGCAactgataaaattaaatgtgcaaaaaatgaattgaacgataaaaaaaactataattctgatgtaattaaaaaaacagcCAAAGCTATTAAAGCTGAAGAAAAACGTGTGAAGAATAATGAAGAAACTTCAAAGAaaggtgataaaaaaaaagaagatattgCTAATAGTATATCACGTAATAGACCATCAGTGAAAAGGAATCCCGAAATAACAGAAACAAAAGATCCAGTTAgaaattctaaaacaaaaaaagaattggAAGAAATCCTAAAAAAGGAGATAAAAAAAGAGATAGATTCTGAAGCAGTAGATGATCAAATCATTGaagataaaaaattagaaaaaaatatatatatgagaaatttatttggaaaatcaatgcaaaaaattattaaaaaagaaaaagttgtAAAAGAAAAATCTGCAAATACTGGGTTACCAGGTATGAGAAAATTGAGAGGTATCAAAGAACAAATTAAAACCGttgttaaagaaattattactCCATTCAAAAAATCTAATAGAAGAGTTTCTCATACCCAGCAAGATGcttcaaataatgaaaatctTGATGgagaaatattaaaa tttacacAATCAAAAACTAAAGAAGAATTACCTACTAAATCAAGAAGAGTGTCAGTATTAAGTAATCTCGGTGACAGTGTTTCTGTTGTACAACTTACACAGCCTGGGCTTCTTGTtgaaaatctaattaaaattaaaaaagaggaTGGATCTGAAAAGAAGAAAACTGGAAGAAAGAAAAAGGATGATAAAGAGGAGAAAGTTATTTCAAACGATATAATTCTTACACCCGT taatattgaGAATGTACCATTTGATAAAGACACACCAGTGGTCGTTGGAGATAATTTAGTAGTATACTATGGAAATAAAGAAGCATTAACTTATGAAGCAAaa GTTATTAGTGTGTGTGATATTGAAGGTGTAAAGAAATATTACGTACATTATAAAGGATGGAATTCACGTTATGATGAATGGATAGATGTAATGCGTATTGCTTATAAAACTAAGGACCCGGAACCAGGACTTGAAGTAGATATTGCGGATTCTTCAAAAAGTAGTCCTCCAGAA caaaaaaatGTGGATCTAAAAAAAGTACCGCCAACAAGTAGTAGAACCAGCAGTTCAGTTACTCCACTTAGACCAAATTCAAATGTGAAGAAATCACCTTTTAGCAGTGCTCGACCTACTAGAGCATGTACTTTGACCGATCgtccattatataatattg ATAATTCCGATTTGGAAGGAGAATTCATAGTAAGTGAAGGATCATCCAAACAGTACAGTAGGAAAAAAGTCATAAAATTAGAACCAggtgttattataaaaactgagCCATTAGATACTGATGACCAGAAAAAGACTCAATATCCAAGGATATATCCTAGTAAAAAAGTACTTATGCAGCGAAGTGCACATTTAAAACCAAAGTCAAGTGTGTTTAAAGTTCAAAGCAATAAATTTAAAGAAGTTGATATATGTAAGCAAGCACTTAAACAGCCATTTCAACCACCAAGTTATAGTATAAAGCCAAATGCAGATAATGAAAATGTAGAAGCacagaatgaaaataaaatagatggTATACAAATTGAACTAAAAATTGCTCCAAACCATTGTTTG